Proteins encoded within one genomic window of Trichoderma asperellum chromosome 2, complete sequence:
- a CDS encoding uncharacterized protein (EggNog:ENOG41) encodes MATDAAVSKDGLFIPLIDFSKFLNGDSSTRLETAKAILNGFQDAGFIYLKNHPISSDTVKHAFAMSANFFAQPLEKKDALEWTTPQANRGYVAHGREKVSQLNDAAEVEKIRSAVPDLKESFEIGRDDEVGHPNNWPEEEGAVTGFKEDMKSFFQECKALHVEVMRAIATGMGFEENFFDRFVDVGDNTLRLLHYPEVKSEVFNTPGQVRAGEHSDYGSITLLFQDNRGGLQVKSPNGNFIDATPIENTIVVNAGDLLARWSNDTIKSTIHRVVEPPRKEGKTYPSRYSIAYFCNPNFKDLIEVLPGTYATKEEKKYESINSGDYLVQRLTATY; translated from the exons ATGGCAACAGACGCTGCAGTGAGCAAAGACGGACTTTTCATTCCC CTCATTGACTTCTCCAAATTCCTGAATGGCGATTCATCCACCCGCTTGGAGACGGCCAAAGCCATCCTCAATGGCTTCCAGGATGCTGGCTTCATATACCTTAAAAATCATCCCATTTCATCAGACACGGTAAAGCATGCCTTTGCCATGTCGGCAAACTTCTTTGCGCAGCCTTtagagaagaaagacgcACTTGAGTGGACTACTCCACAGGCCAATCGCGGCTATGTAGCTCACGGGCGAGAAAAAGTCAGTCAGCTAAACGACGCTGCAGAAGTAGAAAAGATTCGCAGCGCAGTTCCGGACTTGAAAGAGAGCTTTGAAATCGGCCGCGATGACGAGGTCGGCCACCCAAACAACTGGCCCGAGGAAGAAGGCGCAGTTACGGGCTTCAAGGAAGATATGAAGAGCTTCTTTCAAGAGTGCAAAGCTCTGCATGTAGAAGTCATGCGGGCTATTGCTACAGGCATGGGCTTTGAAGAGAATTTTTTCGATAGGTTTGTGGATGTTGGAGATAATACGCTACGACTGCTGCACTACCCAGAAGTCAAGTCTGAAGTGTTCAACACACCAGGCCAAGTCCGTGCTGGGGAACACAGC GATTATGGATCTATCACGTTACTCTTCCAAGACAACCGCGGCGGCCTGCAGGTCAAGAGCCCAAACGGGAATTTCATTGACGCAACTCCTATTGAGAACACCATCGTCGTCAACGCCGGAGACCTGCTGGCGAGATGGAGCAACGATACGATTAAGAGCACCATTCATCGTGTAGTTGAGCCCCCACGAAAGGAAGGCAAGACGTATCCTTCTCGATATAGCATCGC CTACTTTTGCAACCCAAACTTTAAGGACCTTATCGAAGTGCTGCCGGGAACATATGCTActaaggaggagaagaagtatGAAAGCATAAACAGCGGCGATTATCTCGTTCAGAGACTCACCGCAACATATTAA